One genomic region from Branchiostoma lanceolatum isolate klBraLanc5 chromosome 7, klBraLanc5.hap2, whole genome shotgun sequence encodes:
- the LOC136438995 gene encoding calcium-transporting ATPase type 2C member 1-like isoform X2 — MATTNGRSPRSEGRTCPKQQGESDISESDSKNSKQDAVEIQLSNKVILMHPEMAVRTIKSADAAQMSAEDVQYTLGADFHRGLTHEEAARRRKIHGHNDFEINEEEPLWKKYLGQFKDPLIMLLLASAFISICMRQFDDAVSITVAIIIVVTVAFVQEYRSEKSLEELTKLMPPSCHCVREDKLKVFLARDLVPGDTVHLSVGDRVPADVRLFEAVDLQIDESSFTGETEPSTKFTFPQKLAGNSGVANKKNIAFMGTLVRCGRGKGIVIGTGENSEFGEIFKMMQGEEAPKTPLQKNMGLLGKQLSFYSFCIIGLIMLLGWLQGRKMLDMFTVGVSLAVAAIPEGLPIVVTVTLALGVMRMAKRNAIVKKLPIVETLGCVNVICSDKTGTLTKNEMTVTSVVTADGIIAEVTGVGYNSEGMVYVEGAEADKHLHASIWQIGEVGCLCNNAEIRTEQLLGQPTEGALMAFGMKLGLFRVQSHYERLDEIPFSSEKKWMAVKCAPRNKEKATEEYFMKGAIEQVLQQCVTYNSRGTAIPLSEKQLAEYYHNAQLMGRAGLRVLAMARGPALGKLTFVGMVGIIDPPRPGVAESIMTLQGGGVHIKMVTGDSEDTAIAIGSRLGLYAQGSQAMSGEEIEKIDIMQLSHRIHSVSVFYRTSPRHKLKIVKAVQANGDIVCMTGDGVNDAVALKTADIGVAMGKVGTDVCKEAADMILVDDDFFTIMSAIEEGKSIFYNIKNFVRFQLSTSIAALSLIALSTMSGLPNPLNAMQILWINIIMDGPPAQSLGVEPVDKDVVRKPPRSIKDSIITKSLLGNILMSAVIIVSGTLWVFHREMMDNIITPRDTTMTFTCFVFFDMFNALSSRSQTKSILKIGLFTNRVFLYAVGGSIIGQLLVIYFPPLQRVFQTEALGFEDIVLLVALTSTVFIASEVKKLIQNIQSKPYEQVKIDEFDYV, encoded by the exons ATGGCGACTACAAACGGGAGGAGTCCGCGTTCTGAAGGACGGACATGTCCGAAACAACAAGGAGAATCTGACATCTCCGAGTCCGACAGCAAG AATTCCAAGCAAGATGCTGTTGAAATCCAGCTTTCCAATAAG GTCATCTTAATGCACCCTGAGATGGCTGTCAGGACCATTAAGTCCGCCGACGCGGCGCAAATGTCCGCGGAGGATGTCCAGTACACCCTCGGAGCAGACTTTCACCGCGGTCTCACCCACGAGGAGGCCGCCAGAAGAAGGAAGATCCATGGTCATAATGACTTCGAGATTAACGAGGAGGAACCACTGTGGAAGAAGTATCTTGGGCAG TTCAAAGACCCTCTGATAATGCTGCTGCTAGCTTCAGCATTCATCTCCATCTGTATGAGACAATTTGATGATGCAGTCAGCATCACAGTG GCCATCATCATCGTAGTAACAGTTGCCTTTGTACAG GAATACCGGTCAGAAAAATCACTGGAGGAGTTGACCAAACTGATGCCACCGTCTTGTCATTG TGTTCGTGAAGACAAACTGAAAGTGTTTCTGGCGCGAGACCTGGTCCCAGGTGACACTGTGCATCTGTCAGTTGGAGACAGGGTGCCTGCCGATGTCAGGTTATTTGAA GCTGTGGACCTCCAGATAGATGAATCCAGTTTTACAGGAGAGACAGAGCCAAGTACCAAGTTCACATTCCCGCAGAAACTGGCAGGGAACTCAGGCGTGGCTAACAAGAAGAACATTGCCTTCATGGGAACACTTGTCAGGTGTGGGAGGGGAAAG GGAATAGTTATAGGGACTGGGGAGAACTCAGAATTTGGGGAAATCTTTAAGATGATGCAGGGAGAGGAG GCTCCAAAGACACCTCTTCAGAAGAACATGGGTTTACTGGGAAAGCAGTTGTCCTTCTATTCCTTCTGTATCATTG GTTTGATCATGCTGCTCGGCTGGCTCCAGGGTAGAAAGATGTTGGACATGTTTACAGTGGGAGTCAG TTTGGCAGTGGCAGCTATTCCTGAAGGCCTGCCAATCGTGGTCACAGTCACGCTGGCACTGGGAGTCATGCGCATGGCCAAGAGAAATGCCATCGTCAAGAAACTGCCAATTGTGGAAACTTTAg GTTGTGTGAACGTGATCTGTTCAGACAAGACTGGGACCCTAACCAAGAATGAGATGACGGTCACCTCTGTAGTCACTGCAGATGGCATCATAGCAGAG GTGACAGGAGTGGGGTATAACTCAGAAGGTATGGTGTATGTGGAGGGAGCAGAGGCTGACAAACACCTACACGCATCCATATGGCAGATTGGAGAG gtTGGCTGTTTGTGCAATAATGCTGAGATCAGGACAGAGCAGCTCCTCGGCCAGCCAACAGAGGGCGCTCTTATGGCATTTGGCATGAAG CTTGGTTTGTTCAGAGTCCAGTCCCACTACGAGCGGCTGGATGAGATCCCCTTCAGTTCAGAGAAGAAGTGGATGGCTGTGAAGTGTGCCCCACGGAACAAGGAG AAGGCGACTGAGGAATACTTCATGAAAGGTGCCATAGAGCAGGTGTTACAGCAGTGTGTGACGTACAACAGTCGTGGTACAGCCATCCCTCTCTCAGAGAAACAGCTCGCAGAGTACTACCATAATGCACAGCTCATGGGCAGGGCTGGGCTCAGAG TTCTGGCTATGGCGAGAGGCCCCGCCCTGGGGAAGCTGACGTTTGTGGGGATGGTGGGCATCATCGATCCTCCCCGCCCCGGAGTGGCAGAGTCCATAATGACCCTACAGGGAGGAGGTGTGCACATCAAGATGGTGACTGGGGACTCAGAGGACACTGCAATTGCCATTG gtagcagACTGGGTCTGTATGCCCAGGGCAGCCAGGCCATGTCTGGTGAGGAGATAGAGAAGATTGACATCATGCAGCTGTCACACAGGATACACTCA GTCTCAGTGTTCTACAGAACAAGCCCAAGACACAAACTCAAGATCGTCAAG GCTGTCCAGGCTAACGGTGACATCGTGTGTATGACGGGAGACGGTGTGAATGACGCGGTGGCCCTGAAGACAGCCGACATTGGTGTGGCTATGGGGAAGGTGGGCACAGATGTGTGTAAGGAGGCGGCTGACATGATCTTAGTGGATGATGACTTCTTCACTATCAT GTCTGCAATTGAGGAGGGTAAGAGCATCTTCTACAACATCAAAAACTTTGTCCGATTCCAGCTGAGCAC GAGTATAGCAGCCCTGTCTCTGATTGCCCTGTCCACCATGAGTGGCCTGCCGAACCCGCTCAACGCCATGCAGATCCTCTGGATCAACATCATCATGGACGGACCTCCTGCTCAAAG CCTCGGAGTAGAGCCTGTGGACAAGGACGTTGTGAGGAAACCGCCACGGAGTATCAAAGATTCCATCATCACCAAGTCTCTACTGGGAAACATCCTCATGTCAGCTGTCATCATCGTCAGTGGTACTCTCTGGGTCTTCCACAGAGAG ATGATGGACAACATCATCACCCCAAGGGACACGACCATGACCTTCACctgctttgtgttctttgacATGTTTAACGCCCTCAGCTCCAGATCACAG ACCAAGTCCATTTTGAAGATCGGTCTGTTCACAAACCGTGTGTTCCTGTATGCTGTTGGAGGCTCCATTATCGGTCAGCTGTTGGTCATCTACTTCCCACCTCTACAGAGGGTGTTCCAAACAGAGGCCCTCGGATTTGAAG ATATTGTTCTCCTGGTGGCACTGACCTCAACAGTCTTCATCGCATCAGAAGTTAAAAAGCTGATCCAAAATATACAGTCCAAACCTTATGAACAAGTAAAGATAGATGAGTTTGATTATGTATGA
- the LOC136439000 gene encoding large ribosomal subunit protein bL21m-like isoform X2 translates to MAASMRSRICWAAKFMLDSSVIVKPRKLSGARSLLPAADVGMQSHTCQRRVHTSTCRLQDIDTPENLLKYRYKSLGIDRWNPPDIDPTSVEEHPAILEKVKEEMVSPDVGRLFAVVQVAGKQFKVTTEDLVLVQQEMFADPGERVRLEKVLLVGGNNFTLIGKPILSRDQVRIEATVIEKFMALPLVVYKFKKRKGYRKRRDHSQPCTVLRINSIEVAPNLN, encoded by the exons atggcggcgtccaTGAGGTCACGAATTTGTTGGGCTGCGAAATTCATGTTGGATTCCTCCGTTATCGTGAAACCCAGGAAGCTATCAG GTGCTAGAAGCCTGTTACCAGCTGCAGATGTAGGAATGCAGAGCCACACCTGTCAGCGCAGGGTACACACCTCCACTTGCAGACTACAGGACATAGACACACCTGAAAATCTTCTGAAATACAG GTATAAATCCCTGGGCATAGACAGATGGAACCCACCAGACATAGATCCAACATCAGTAGAGGAACATCCAG CCATTctggagaaggttaaagaagaGATGGTGTCCCCTGATGTGGGTCGACTGTTCGCTGTGGTGCAGGTCGCAGGGAAACAGTTCAAGGTCACGACCGAGGACCTGGTGTTGGTTCAGCAGGAGATGTTCGCAGATCCAGGAGAGAGAGTTAGACTAGAAAAG GTATTACTTGTTGGTGGTAACAACTTCACATTGATTGGAAAACCGATATTGAG TCGTGACCAGGTGCGGATAGAAGCCACGGTCATTGAGAAGTTCATGGCTCTCCCTCTTGTTGTGTACAAGTTCAAAAAACGGAAAGGGTACAGGAAGAGGAGAG ATCACTCCCAGCCATGTACAGTACTGAGGATCAACAGCATAGAGGTGGCACCGAATCTCAACTGA
- the LOC136438995 gene encoding calcium-transporting ATPase type 2C member 1-like isoform X1, whose product MATTNGRSPRSEGRTCPKQQGESDISESDSKNSKQDAVEIQLSNKVILMHPEMAVRTIKSADAAQMSAEDVQYTLGADFHRGLTHEEAARRRKIHGHNDFEINEEEPLWKKYLGQFKDPLIMLLLASAFISICMRQFDDAVSITVAIIIVVTVAFVQEYRSEKSLEELTKLMPPSCHCVREDKLKVFLARDLVPGDTVHLSVGDRVPADVRLFEAVDLQIDESSFTGETEPSTKFTFPQKLAGNSGVANKKNIAFMGTLVRCGRGKGIVIGTGENSEFGEIFKMMQGEEAPKTPLQKNMGLLGKQLSFYSFCIIGLIMLLGWLQGRKMLDMFTVGVSLAVAAIPEGLPIVVTVTLALGVMRMAKRNAIVKKLPIVETLGCVNVICSDKTGTLTKNEMTVTSVVTADGIIAEVTGVGYNSEGMVYVEGAEADKHLHASIWQIGEVGCLCNNAEIRTEQLLGQPTEGALMAFGMKLGLFRVQSHYERLDEIPFSSEKKWMAVKCAPRNKEVLSHSRFSRLQVKATEEYFMKGAIEQVLQQCVTYNSRGTAIPLSEKQLAEYYHNAQLMGRAGLRVLAMARGPALGKLTFVGMVGIIDPPRPGVAESIMTLQGGGVHIKMVTGDSEDTAIAIGSRLGLYAQGSQAMSGEEIEKIDIMQLSHRIHSVSVFYRTSPRHKLKIVKAVQANGDIVCMTGDGVNDAVALKTADIGVAMGKVGTDVCKEAADMILVDDDFFTIMSAIEEGKSIFYNIKNFVRFQLSTSIAALSLIALSTMSGLPNPLNAMQILWINIIMDGPPAQSLGVEPVDKDVVRKPPRSIKDSIITKSLLGNILMSAVIIVSGTLWVFHREMMDNIITPRDTTMTFTCFVFFDMFNALSSRSQTKSILKIGLFTNRVFLYAVGGSIIGQLLVIYFPPLQRVFQTEALGFEDIVLLVALTSTVFIASEVKKLIQNIQSKPYEQVKIDEFDYV is encoded by the exons ATGGCGACTACAAACGGGAGGAGTCCGCGTTCTGAAGGACGGACATGTCCGAAACAACAAGGAGAATCTGACATCTCCGAGTCCGACAGCAAG AATTCCAAGCAAGATGCTGTTGAAATCCAGCTTTCCAATAAG GTCATCTTAATGCACCCTGAGATGGCTGTCAGGACCATTAAGTCCGCCGACGCGGCGCAAATGTCCGCGGAGGATGTCCAGTACACCCTCGGAGCAGACTTTCACCGCGGTCTCACCCACGAGGAGGCCGCCAGAAGAAGGAAGATCCATGGTCATAATGACTTCGAGATTAACGAGGAGGAACCACTGTGGAAGAAGTATCTTGGGCAG TTCAAAGACCCTCTGATAATGCTGCTGCTAGCTTCAGCATTCATCTCCATCTGTATGAGACAATTTGATGATGCAGTCAGCATCACAGTG GCCATCATCATCGTAGTAACAGTTGCCTTTGTACAG GAATACCGGTCAGAAAAATCACTGGAGGAGTTGACCAAACTGATGCCACCGTCTTGTCATTG TGTTCGTGAAGACAAACTGAAAGTGTTTCTGGCGCGAGACCTGGTCCCAGGTGACACTGTGCATCTGTCAGTTGGAGACAGGGTGCCTGCCGATGTCAGGTTATTTGAA GCTGTGGACCTCCAGATAGATGAATCCAGTTTTACAGGAGAGACAGAGCCAAGTACCAAGTTCACATTCCCGCAGAAACTGGCAGGGAACTCAGGCGTGGCTAACAAGAAGAACATTGCCTTCATGGGAACACTTGTCAGGTGTGGGAGGGGAAAG GGAATAGTTATAGGGACTGGGGAGAACTCAGAATTTGGGGAAATCTTTAAGATGATGCAGGGAGAGGAG GCTCCAAAGACACCTCTTCAGAAGAACATGGGTTTACTGGGAAAGCAGTTGTCCTTCTATTCCTTCTGTATCATTG GTTTGATCATGCTGCTCGGCTGGCTCCAGGGTAGAAAGATGTTGGACATGTTTACAGTGGGAGTCAG TTTGGCAGTGGCAGCTATTCCTGAAGGCCTGCCAATCGTGGTCACAGTCACGCTGGCACTGGGAGTCATGCGCATGGCCAAGAGAAATGCCATCGTCAAGAAACTGCCAATTGTGGAAACTTTAg GTTGTGTGAACGTGATCTGTTCAGACAAGACTGGGACCCTAACCAAGAATGAGATGACGGTCACCTCTGTAGTCACTGCAGATGGCATCATAGCAGAG GTGACAGGAGTGGGGTATAACTCAGAAGGTATGGTGTATGTGGAGGGAGCAGAGGCTGACAAACACCTACACGCATCCATATGGCAGATTGGAGAG gtTGGCTGTTTGTGCAATAATGCTGAGATCAGGACAGAGCAGCTCCTCGGCCAGCCAACAGAGGGCGCTCTTATGGCATTTGGCATGAAG CTTGGTTTGTTCAGAGTCCAGTCCCACTACGAGCGGCTGGATGAGATCCCCTTCAGTTCAGAGAAGAAGTGGATGGCTGTGAAGTGTGCCCCACGGAACAAGGAGGTATTGAGTCACTCCAGGTTCAGCAGGTTACAAGTG AAGGCGACTGAGGAATACTTCATGAAAGGTGCCATAGAGCAGGTGTTACAGCAGTGTGTGACGTACAACAGTCGTGGTACAGCCATCCCTCTCTCAGAGAAACAGCTCGCAGAGTACTACCATAATGCACAGCTCATGGGCAGGGCTGGGCTCAGAG TTCTGGCTATGGCGAGAGGCCCCGCCCTGGGGAAGCTGACGTTTGTGGGGATGGTGGGCATCATCGATCCTCCCCGCCCCGGAGTGGCAGAGTCCATAATGACCCTACAGGGAGGAGGTGTGCACATCAAGATGGTGACTGGGGACTCAGAGGACACTGCAATTGCCATTG gtagcagACTGGGTCTGTATGCCCAGGGCAGCCAGGCCATGTCTGGTGAGGAGATAGAGAAGATTGACATCATGCAGCTGTCACACAGGATACACTCA GTCTCAGTGTTCTACAGAACAAGCCCAAGACACAAACTCAAGATCGTCAAG GCTGTCCAGGCTAACGGTGACATCGTGTGTATGACGGGAGACGGTGTGAATGACGCGGTGGCCCTGAAGACAGCCGACATTGGTGTGGCTATGGGGAAGGTGGGCACAGATGTGTGTAAGGAGGCGGCTGACATGATCTTAGTGGATGATGACTTCTTCACTATCAT GTCTGCAATTGAGGAGGGTAAGAGCATCTTCTACAACATCAAAAACTTTGTCCGATTCCAGCTGAGCAC GAGTATAGCAGCCCTGTCTCTGATTGCCCTGTCCACCATGAGTGGCCTGCCGAACCCGCTCAACGCCATGCAGATCCTCTGGATCAACATCATCATGGACGGACCTCCTGCTCAAAG CCTCGGAGTAGAGCCTGTGGACAAGGACGTTGTGAGGAAACCGCCACGGAGTATCAAAGATTCCATCATCACCAAGTCTCTACTGGGAAACATCCTCATGTCAGCTGTCATCATCGTCAGTGGTACTCTCTGGGTCTTCCACAGAGAG ATGATGGACAACATCATCACCCCAAGGGACACGACCATGACCTTCACctgctttgtgttctttgacATGTTTAACGCCCTCAGCTCCAGATCACAG ACCAAGTCCATTTTGAAGATCGGTCTGTTCACAAACCGTGTGTTCCTGTATGCTGTTGGAGGCTCCATTATCGGTCAGCTGTTGGTCATCTACTTCCCACCTCTACAGAGGGTGTTCCAAACAGAGGCCCTCGGATTTGAAG ATATTGTTCTCCTGGTGGCACTGACCTCAACAGTCTTCATCGCATCAGAAGTTAAAAAGCTGATCCAAAATATACAGTCCAAACCTTATGAACAAGTAAAGATAGATGAGTTTGATTATGTATGA
- the LOC136439000 gene encoding large ribosomal subunit protein bL21m-like isoform X1 translates to MSMTSGSMLSSRDGRRHHPQPRTQHPGLTGSPRSPEVIPATPIRHTAALLDPYSACAGQGARSLLPAADVGMQSHTCQRRVHTSTCRLQDIDTPENLLKYRYKSLGIDRWNPPDIDPTSVEEHPAILEKVKEEMVSPDVGRLFAVVQVAGKQFKVTTEDLVLVQQEMFADPGERVRLEKVLLVGGNNFTLIGKPILSRDQVRIEATVIEKFMALPLVVYKFKKRKGYRKRRDHSQPCTVLRINSIEVAPNLN, encoded by the exons ATGAGCATGACGTCGGGCAGCATGTTGAGCAGCCGGGATGGACGTCGTCATCATCCACAACCACGCACACAACACCCTGGTTTAACCGGTAGTCCCCGTAGCCCCGAAGTAATACCTGCAACACCAATTCGGCACACGGCCGCTCTTTTGGATCCCTACTCAGCATGCGCCGGACAAG GTGCTAGAAGCCTGTTACCAGCTGCAGATGTAGGAATGCAGAGCCACACCTGTCAGCGCAGGGTACACACCTCCACTTGCAGACTACAGGACATAGACACACCTGAAAATCTTCTGAAATACAG GTATAAATCCCTGGGCATAGACAGATGGAACCCACCAGACATAGATCCAACATCAGTAGAGGAACATCCAG CCATTctggagaaggttaaagaagaGATGGTGTCCCCTGATGTGGGTCGACTGTTCGCTGTGGTGCAGGTCGCAGGGAAACAGTTCAAGGTCACGACCGAGGACCTGGTGTTGGTTCAGCAGGAGATGTTCGCAGATCCAGGAGAGAGAGTTAGACTAGAAAAG GTATTACTTGTTGGTGGTAACAACTTCACATTGATTGGAAAACCGATATTGAG TCGTGACCAGGTGCGGATAGAAGCCACGGTCATTGAGAAGTTCATGGCTCTCCCTCTTGTTGTGTACAAGTTCAAAAAACGGAAAGGGTACAGGAAGAGGAGAG ATCACTCCCAGCCATGTACAGTACTGAGGATCAACAGCATAGAGGTGGCACCGAATCTCAACTGA
- the LOC136438995 gene encoding calcium-transporting ATPase type 2C member 1-like isoform X3: MATTNGRSPRSEGRTCPKQQGESDISESDSKVILMHPEMAVRTIKSADAAQMSAEDVQYTLGADFHRGLTHEEAARRRKIHGHNDFEINEEEPLWKKYLGQFKDPLIMLLLASAFISICMRQFDDAVSITVAIIIVVTVAFVQEYRSEKSLEELTKLMPPSCHCVREDKLKVFLARDLVPGDTVHLSVGDRVPADVRLFEAVDLQIDESSFTGETEPSTKFTFPQKLAGNSGVANKKNIAFMGTLVRCGRGKGIVIGTGENSEFGEIFKMMQGEEAPKTPLQKNMGLLGKQLSFYSFCIIGLIMLLGWLQGRKMLDMFTVGVSLAVAAIPEGLPIVVTVTLALGVMRMAKRNAIVKKLPIVETLGCVNVICSDKTGTLTKNEMTVTSVVTADGIIAEVTGVGYNSEGMVYVEGAEADKHLHASIWQIGEVGCLCNNAEIRTEQLLGQPTEGALMAFGMKLGLFRVQSHYERLDEIPFSSEKKWMAVKCAPRNKEVLSHSRFSRLQVKATEEYFMKGAIEQVLQQCVTYNSRGTAIPLSEKQLAEYYHNAQLMGRAGLRVLAMARGPALGKLTFVGMVGIIDPPRPGVAESIMTLQGGGVHIKMVTGDSEDTAIAIGSRLGLYAQGSQAMSGEEIEKIDIMQLSHRIHSVSVFYRTSPRHKLKIVKAVQANGDIVCMTGDGVNDAVALKTADIGVAMGKVGTDVCKEAADMILVDDDFFTIMSAIEEGKSIFYNIKNFVRFQLSTSIAALSLIALSTMSGLPNPLNAMQILWINIIMDGPPAQSLGVEPVDKDVVRKPPRSIKDSIITKSLLGNILMSAVIIVSGTLWVFHREMMDNIITPRDTTMTFTCFVFFDMFNALSSRSQTKSILKIGLFTNRVFLYAVGGSIIGQLLVIYFPPLQRVFQTEALGFEDIVLLVALTSTVFIASEVKKLIQNIQSKPYEQVKIDEFDYV, encoded by the exons ATGGCGACTACAAACGGGAGGAGTCCGCGTTCTGAAGGACGGACATGTCCGAAACAACAAGGAGAATCTGACATCTCCGAGTCCGACAGCAAG GTCATCTTAATGCACCCTGAGATGGCTGTCAGGACCATTAAGTCCGCCGACGCGGCGCAAATGTCCGCGGAGGATGTCCAGTACACCCTCGGAGCAGACTTTCACCGCGGTCTCACCCACGAGGAGGCCGCCAGAAGAAGGAAGATCCATGGTCATAATGACTTCGAGATTAACGAGGAGGAACCACTGTGGAAGAAGTATCTTGGGCAG TTCAAAGACCCTCTGATAATGCTGCTGCTAGCTTCAGCATTCATCTCCATCTGTATGAGACAATTTGATGATGCAGTCAGCATCACAGTG GCCATCATCATCGTAGTAACAGTTGCCTTTGTACAG GAATACCGGTCAGAAAAATCACTGGAGGAGTTGACCAAACTGATGCCACCGTCTTGTCATTG TGTTCGTGAAGACAAACTGAAAGTGTTTCTGGCGCGAGACCTGGTCCCAGGTGACACTGTGCATCTGTCAGTTGGAGACAGGGTGCCTGCCGATGTCAGGTTATTTGAA GCTGTGGACCTCCAGATAGATGAATCCAGTTTTACAGGAGAGACAGAGCCAAGTACCAAGTTCACATTCCCGCAGAAACTGGCAGGGAACTCAGGCGTGGCTAACAAGAAGAACATTGCCTTCATGGGAACACTTGTCAGGTGTGGGAGGGGAAAG GGAATAGTTATAGGGACTGGGGAGAACTCAGAATTTGGGGAAATCTTTAAGATGATGCAGGGAGAGGAG GCTCCAAAGACACCTCTTCAGAAGAACATGGGTTTACTGGGAAAGCAGTTGTCCTTCTATTCCTTCTGTATCATTG GTTTGATCATGCTGCTCGGCTGGCTCCAGGGTAGAAAGATGTTGGACATGTTTACAGTGGGAGTCAG TTTGGCAGTGGCAGCTATTCCTGAAGGCCTGCCAATCGTGGTCACAGTCACGCTGGCACTGGGAGTCATGCGCATGGCCAAGAGAAATGCCATCGTCAAGAAACTGCCAATTGTGGAAACTTTAg GTTGTGTGAACGTGATCTGTTCAGACAAGACTGGGACCCTAACCAAGAATGAGATGACGGTCACCTCTGTAGTCACTGCAGATGGCATCATAGCAGAG GTGACAGGAGTGGGGTATAACTCAGAAGGTATGGTGTATGTGGAGGGAGCAGAGGCTGACAAACACCTACACGCATCCATATGGCAGATTGGAGAG gtTGGCTGTTTGTGCAATAATGCTGAGATCAGGACAGAGCAGCTCCTCGGCCAGCCAACAGAGGGCGCTCTTATGGCATTTGGCATGAAG CTTGGTTTGTTCAGAGTCCAGTCCCACTACGAGCGGCTGGATGAGATCCCCTTCAGTTCAGAGAAGAAGTGGATGGCTGTGAAGTGTGCCCCACGGAACAAGGAGGTATTGAGTCACTCCAGGTTCAGCAGGTTACAAGTG AAGGCGACTGAGGAATACTTCATGAAAGGTGCCATAGAGCAGGTGTTACAGCAGTGTGTGACGTACAACAGTCGTGGTACAGCCATCCCTCTCTCAGAGAAACAGCTCGCAGAGTACTACCATAATGCACAGCTCATGGGCAGGGCTGGGCTCAGAG TTCTGGCTATGGCGAGAGGCCCCGCCCTGGGGAAGCTGACGTTTGTGGGGATGGTGGGCATCATCGATCCTCCCCGCCCCGGAGTGGCAGAGTCCATAATGACCCTACAGGGAGGAGGTGTGCACATCAAGATGGTGACTGGGGACTCAGAGGACACTGCAATTGCCATTG gtagcagACTGGGTCTGTATGCCCAGGGCAGCCAGGCCATGTCTGGTGAGGAGATAGAGAAGATTGACATCATGCAGCTGTCACACAGGATACACTCA GTCTCAGTGTTCTACAGAACAAGCCCAAGACACAAACTCAAGATCGTCAAG GCTGTCCAGGCTAACGGTGACATCGTGTGTATGACGGGAGACGGTGTGAATGACGCGGTGGCCCTGAAGACAGCCGACATTGGTGTGGCTATGGGGAAGGTGGGCACAGATGTGTGTAAGGAGGCGGCTGACATGATCTTAGTGGATGATGACTTCTTCACTATCAT GTCTGCAATTGAGGAGGGTAAGAGCATCTTCTACAACATCAAAAACTTTGTCCGATTCCAGCTGAGCAC GAGTATAGCAGCCCTGTCTCTGATTGCCCTGTCCACCATGAGTGGCCTGCCGAACCCGCTCAACGCCATGCAGATCCTCTGGATCAACATCATCATGGACGGACCTCCTGCTCAAAG CCTCGGAGTAGAGCCTGTGGACAAGGACGTTGTGAGGAAACCGCCACGGAGTATCAAAGATTCCATCATCACCAAGTCTCTACTGGGAAACATCCTCATGTCAGCTGTCATCATCGTCAGTGGTACTCTCTGGGTCTTCCACAGAGAG ATGATGGACAACATCATCACCCCAAGGGACACGACCATGACCTTCACctgctttgtgttctttgacATGTTTAACGCCCTCAGCTCCAGATCACAG ACCAAGTCCATTTTGAAGATCGGTCTGTTCACAAACCGTGTGTTCCTGTATGCTGTTGGAGGCTCCATTATCGGTCAGCTGTTGGTCATCTACTTCCCACCTCTACAGAGGGTGTTCCAAACAGAGGCCCTCGGATTTGAAG ATATTGTTCTCCTGGTGGCACTGACCTCAACAGTCTTCATCGCATCAGAAGTTAAAAAGCTGATCCAAAATATACAGTCCAAACCTTATGAACAAGTAAAGATAGATGAGTTTGATTATGTATGA
- the LOC136439001 gene encoding uncharacterized protein SCO4629-like, translating into MEKNHVKLGETIWNYMSMGHELRKSDVIVVFGSHDRRVAEYAAELWLQGWAPWLLFSGGLGNLTEGVWDRPEADIFHDIAVATGVPPDKILVENKASNSGQNVLLSYKLLQEHDIPTSSIILVQKPYMERRAYATFMKQWPGNVEETSLYVTSPRISFHDYANDEVGPMKNTVEIMLSDLYRVHTYPEKGFQIYQEIPAEVWEAYEKLMEAGYKWKY; encoded by the exons ATGGAGAAGAACCATGTCAAACTCGGCGAGACGATTTGGAATTACATGTCTATGGGACACGAACTGAGAAAG AGTGACGTGATTGTGGTATTTGGGAGCCATGACAGACGTGTTGCGGAGTACGCAGCTGAGCTGTGGCTCCAGGGATGGGCACCGTGGCTCCTCTTCTCAGGGGGGCTGGGAAATCTTACAGAAG GTGTATGGGACCGACCAGAAGCAGACATCTTCCATGACATTGCTGTGGCGACAGGCGTCCCACCTGACAAAATCTTGGTGGAAAACAAGGCATCCAACTCAGGACAAAATGTGCTCTTGTCTTACAAACTCTTACAGGAGCATGACATCCCTACCAGCAGTATCATCCTTGTTCAGAAACCTTACATGGAACGGAGGGCCTACGCAACCTTTATGAAACAATGGCCAGGGAACGTAGAAGAAACATCCTTGTATGTTACCTCACCGAGAATAAGTTTCCAcgactatgcaaatgatgaagTGGGCCCAATGAAGAACACTGTTGAGATCATGTTGAGTGATCTGTACAGGGTCCATACCTACCCAGAAAAGGGTTTCCAAATATACCAAGAAATACCTGCTGAGGTGTGGGAAGCATATGAGAAACTTATGGAAGCAGGATATAAATGGAAATACTAG